One Deltaproteobacteria bacterium genomic window, CACCGGAGGTGGTGGTCGTGGCGACCGGGTCGGTCCAGAGCAGGGACATCGACGGGGCGGACCGGGCGATCGTCGCCGCGGAGGAGGAGGTCCTCCTCAAGGGCAAGGCGATCGGGAAGAAGGTCGTCGTGGTCGGCGGGGCGTTCTGGGACGTCGAGACGGCGATCAACCTCGCCGACCAGGGGAAGGAAGTGACCCTTGTCCGGGAGGCGGAGACCGTGTCGATGAACCGGCTGGGGCCCATCCGGGCGCTTCCGATCCTCTTCGGGATGCTTCAGGCCAAGAACGTGAAGCCGCTGTTCTCGACGAAAGTCGTGAAGATCGAAGAGAATGGCGTGAGGGTCGAAAACCGTGAGGGGAACTCCGCGCTCCTCGAGGCGGACGCGGTCGTGCTGTCCACGGCCAGGGTCGCGAACCGGAAATTGCTCGACGAGCTCCGGGGGGTCTCCGCGGAACTCCACGAGATCGGGGATTGCGTGACCCCGCGATCCGTGGCCGACGCCGTGTACGGCGGAAGGCTCGTCGGAGCCAGGGTCTGATATCGGGGGTTCATTCCCCCTCCACGGAGGGATCGAACGCATGCCGGCGGTCGTGAACAGGGGAACCTGCAACGGATGCGAAGGTCTCGAACGCCAGGAGTGCATCTTCCACTGTCCGTACGACGCCATCGCTTTGACGGAGGGGAAGGCGTTCGTCGACAAGGACAAGTGCGACGAGTGCAAGATCTGCATCGAGGTTTGCCCCGTCCGGGCCATCGCGCTGGAGTGACCGGGCACGCATCGGGAGGAGGAGGAACGGCATGAGCCTCTGGCGGACGGAGATG contains:
- a CDS encoding 4Fe-4S binding protein, which produces MPAVVNRGTCNGCEGLERQECIFHCPYDAIALTEGKAFVDKDKCDECKICIEVCPVRAIALE